The genomic DNA GCCGACACTTCTGCAGCCGACACTTCTGCAGCCGACACTTCTGCAGCCGATACCTCGGCCAACTCTCCAGCCGATTCCCGCGCCGACATGTCGGTCGACTCTACTACTCCTGACCCTACCTCTTCTGACACGCCGCTtccgctcgacctcgagccTCTGCGTGCAACCCtgcaggcggccgacgcaggcgcgccgctcgagtcggTGCTTGCATCACGCATCCTATGCCCCTCGCTTGCCTCTTTTACCTTTTCGGACGGCAACGAGGCCGAGCTTCCTCTTCTCCAGGACCTCGAGGAACAAGAGGCGATGATGGACCTGCCCGATCTCGATATGGCGATGGACACCGACGACCAGTACGACCCCCCCGAACTGGACTTTTTCGAAGGGCCCGATGCGATCGgagccgacgacgagcgcgactttGACGTGGCGTTTGCACACCCCACCGACGAGTCTGCGCCTACGCCCAGCACGCAAGGCGGCCACGACGTGCTCTTTGACTACTTTGACAACCGCATGAAGAAAAACTGGGCGGGCCCCGAGCACTGGAAGATGAGCCGCCTGAACCTTGCgagtgcgcagcgcgagcgccgtgccgagaGTGCGGCGCCCGAAAGCGAGCgcccccggcgccgcaaagaggcgcagaCGATCGACTTCTTTGCCGAGGACGCCAAGCCAATGAAAgagctctttgcgccgagcgcgacgcccgcgtCGATCTCGATGACCaaggcggccaaggcggaTACGTCTGCGCACCTCCTCCCCGAGGACCAGCACTTTAACTCGAAGCGCCTCTTGCGCCTCTTTTTGAAGCCCAAGGCCACGATTTTGCTTCAGCAGaagcgtgcggccgccCACGACGACGTCGAAGACGCGTGGGCAAACGAAGAGAACGACTTTGTGCCGGACCTGTTCCAGGACGTGCACCCCTACGAGGATGTACTGCCTGCCGCGCCATTTGATGCCCcgcccgagctcgatgGGTTTGccgacgagagcgacgacgagatccTCCGGAGCgacgccctgcgccgcgtgcggcccgagtacgtcgagcacgcgaagcgcgccaagCAGATCGACGTGAAGCGCCTCAAGGACAACATCTGGCAGAACATGGACGTGGCGCCCGCTGAACCGACGCCCTTTGGCAACGTGCTCAGCACGCTGCACACGGTCTATCCGAAACAAAAGCTCGAAGAGATTAGCACCTCGTTCTGCTTCATCTGCCTCTTGCACCTCGCGAACGAAGagggcctcgcgctcgcggtccCTGGtggcgaggacgacgacgcgcttggcgcgccggacgacgacgcgcacgtcggccgcATCGACCTTTTGCaagtgcgccgcgacccgGCTTTGGCCAGTGCCTCGTAGATACCCTATGTGCTACTTCTTGAAGGAAAAAGCATTCTTAAACTTGCTCATATCCCGCACCTTGGGCTTGACCGGTTCGGGCTTGGCGGTCTGCGGCCCACTCGGCGGCTCAGGCACCTCTTTGGTGTCCTTTttgagcgcgtgcagcgtcgCAGAGATCTTGCGCGAgcccgacgacggcgcctcgggctcgggctcgggctcgggcgcggtcTGGTAGCGCAGGTCGTAGCGTGCCTGGGCCGAGAGCGTCTGGGGATAGATCggcttcggcggcgcctgcttcTTCTTGGGGTCGGGCTTCTTCTTcgactcggcctcggccgcgcggcgctgcgcgacgtgcggcgcgggAGGCGCGGGctggcgcgacgagcccatcacgcgcagctcgttTATGAACGAGGAGGGTGTGTGGACGTGCGAGGAGCCAATGTACACGTCTGCATTCatccgcgcgccgacctgGTAGGCAGTGCGCATCTCCGAGTAGGTCATGCCGCCCGCGACGTAGATcagcacgcgctgcgcgttcGGGTTGCTGTTctccgcgagcggcgccgagacGGAGCCGCGCGGGGTGAGCATGCCGCCCGCGGTGGGAATCGAGGCCACCGAGTTGGCGCGCCCCTTTTGGTGCCACGTCGGcttggcgctgcgcagcgacgtcgAGCCGCTTGCGGTGCGTCCCGAGGACGCGTCAAagccgcggccgacgcgcgcgagcggcgagtCCTTGCCGCCGGTGGCGTTGATGGCCGAGTGGAGCATCTGCGTCGCCATgtcggtcgcgctcgagccaaAGTTGGCGACGTTGCGCGGCGATAAGGACCCCGTCGCGAGCGTATCCGGGGGTGCGTCACGCACGTACGGGAAGAGCGActggtcgaggcgcccTGCCGCATGGTCCTCCATCATGGTCCGGATCAGCGGCTGGTAGCGGCTCAGCTCGTAGTCGGTCGGGTTGGAGCGCGGCTTGAGGTGtttgcgccgcttgcggAAGATGGCATCGAGgcccgagcccgacgactcgcgcacgatgcgcgcgccgaggtgcacaAGATTATTTACTGCATTCATCTCGCCCgtgccaaggcgcgcatgctgaaagaggcggcggcggtcctCGTCGTGGACGCCGTCGCAGAAAAGAATGTAGAGCGCGATGATGCGCACCTTGTCCGCGTTGGTGACCTGTGCGTCGTCAAGCAGTGGCACCATCTCTTCGACCAGTGCGCGGGGCCGCGAGCCCTGCGCCGTCTCGCCGGTGGCGCTATTTTGCTCGACCatcgcctgctcggcgagcttgcTCTTTTCGAAACGGTCCATGcactgctgcgcgagcgacaGGTGCAGCGACAGCTTCTCCTTGGTGGTCTGCATgtgcggcagcgacgccaGCATGTCGCGCATGCCGTTGatcgacgtcgcgcccgaAAACTGGCTGGCCTCGCCCATGTGCGACTCAAACTCGCGCTGGAGGTAggcgatcgcctcggcaatgTGCAGGTGGCGGATCGCCTTGTAgatctcgtcctcgtcgttgagctcggccatgctctcctcgcgctgcccGTCCGAGTTGGTATACGTGTGCTTGTACCGCATACCTTCCTCGATCGGGAGCAGGTCGTTGATCATCGCCTGGTAGGTAAACTCGTGCAGGAACGGCGCTGAGGTGTCCATCGAGCGGTCCGTGACAAAGAGCACGCTCTGCGGCCGGCccggctcgccgagcagctggcCGCCTTTGGTGTACTCGTCGAGGGCCGCCTGCACGCGGAaggcgagctgcttggtaaagtgctcgccgacctcgaTCCTGCCTtctggcggcgcggcacgcttcGGCGGGGggacgtgcggcgcgttGCCGTCGACCGTGTTTTCTTGTGCGCCGATCGCCAGCGGCCCCAGCGGCGTGGGGCTCGACGAGAGGTAGCGGATCTGTGGATTCTCGTTCAGCGTGATGCACAAATTGACTAGCGTCTGCGTCGCAACGTCCAGCTCGTCCTGCAGAAGTGCGAGCGACTCATcgtggctcggcgcgtacgGCCCTTCCATCGGCTGGAAGAGCGAGTAGAGCGAGGTAGGCTGCTTCAGCACAAACGCCTGTGCCTCGATCGGCCACATGCTCAGGAACAGCTCGACAAGCTGCTTcagacgcggcgccgccttggaCGCAGTGAGCTTctccacgagctcgtccgACACGGCGTCGACAAAGAAgatgtgcgccgcggcgtacTGTGGCGGGGtgtcgccgctcggcgcgagctccttaatgaggcgctcgacattCTGCGTCGTCGCACACAGAATGTACGCGGCCTCCATCGTCGGCTGGGGATCGCGCCGCTTCTCGATGTTCTCGACCTGGGTCACATTCAGCTCGAGAATATCAAACATGCGCATCACCGCCGACAGGTACTGCATCGTGTGCGAGTCGACCACGAGGTTCTTCCATCGTGACGCGGGCTGCACGGATTGTATCGCATTAAGATAGCCTGCGTTAGCCTCTCAACGTACGCTGCTTTACCAGCGTCTGCAGACTCTTGGCCGGCATCGCGCCGAATGgtccctgcgccgccccggACCTGTGTTGTCCCTTCTTATCACGTGGCACCACGTGGTTTCTGCGTCCGCAGCCAGCATCTCCCGACCATGTCCTTCTTTGGGTTCGACGCGAGCCTGCCAGGGAAGGGGGCGCCCGACGAGGAGTCGGCGCTCAATGACAAgatcgagcgtgcgctcgcagcGAGTGCACAGGAAGACGTGGAGGTGTACACATGGGGTCAGGACACGTACGACGGACTGGGCGACCAGCTGCAGGAGACGAACGACGACCTGAACGAAGACACCTTTGGCACGTTCGCACAGGACGTCGGCAAGGACTTTGACTTTGGCCACGGGCAGCCGCAGGCTGCACAGGGCAAGAGCGACCGCAATGCGTCCGCGTTCGCCGCATCGTTCGACGACTTTTGGAGCACCCCGGCGCTGAGCGTCGACGTGCCCAAGCCGGagcccgagcgcgcgccggcgccgcgcccggcgactctcgacgaggtcgaggcggagctGCGCACACAGCGCGCTCccccgcccgcgccgccggccggaCGGCCGCTGACGCTCGAAgaggtcgaggccgagctccGCTCGCAacgcccggcgccggtgccgagcgcgccggtgcagcctgcgccggtACCAAGCATGCCGGTGGCTGCtactgctgctgctgctgctgcggctGCTACTacgccgccggtgccgccgcccgcggccagtgcgccgccggcagGCATGCCGCTCGTCCGCCCTACGGCGCCtccggctgcggcgcccgctgcgcctgtgccgcCTCCGAACccccaggcggcgcaccttgcgcgcatgcgtgcgatgctcgaggcgtgcccccaggcggtgcagcaggcgaTCCTGTCGCTCCCTCCTCCGATCCAGTTTGATTCGCTGGAAGAGGTCGGTGCGCGGTTCCCTGCGCTGCTTGTCCCGGGCaacgcgtcgacgagcgaggagcaggccgcgATCCAGCTCCTCCTTTCCACTGCTCCGTCGCGTATGCAGCAGTggcaggccgccgaggagaAGCGTCGTGCCAAGGCCGCCAAGCTCGCGCAGATCACGCGCTACAACGGCATCATGTCGGGCTCGGACAAGGACTTTATTACGCGGATCCAGATCAGCCACCTGGTGACGCCCGATCCGTACACGGACGACTTTTACGCGCACGTCTTTTTTGCCGTgcgtggcggcggccgccgcattCCCCTGCccgacgcgtcgaccgTGGAGGCGATCGAGCAACACAAGAGCGAGGACAAGAAAGGCCCCCGCCGCAAGCTTACGCGGCACGAAAATgcgatgctgcgcatgcagcagcaggtcgagcgcctcgtcgatagccgcaagaagcgcgaggccaaAGGGAGCGCCACCGGCCTCGaaggcacgctcggccgTGTCTCGCTGTCGTCTGCGAACAAGCCCCGCCAGATTTTGCAGGTGATCCACGCAAAAGGCtcgcacgaggcgcagtcGGACGCCaagcccggcgcggcggaggACGCgatgcgtgcggcgctccaaGGCGCttcgctcgacgacgcgtcgctgcgcacgcacggcACGCAAAAGCGCGAATCGCTCTCGCGCCGCGAGTCGCTCGTgatcctcgagcagctctaTGCAAttgtgctgcgcctcgagcagctgcgccgcgagcctgcgctcgatgctgacctcgacgcgatgcgcgagcaAAAGCAGCTCACCGACAAGCTCTgggacgagctgcgcgtgctcgagccgctTGACGTGTCGGATCCTCATCCGTTCGTCTCGCTGCTAAACCACGTAAAAGGCAAGCGTCTGCTgccccgcgcgctgcgcctgctcgatcCCGAGCAGGGCCTGGCGACGCTGACGATGCTCATTGCGTCTTTCTCGTCGCTGGACGCGGTGCGGAACTATGCGCCGTGGGAGCAGTACCAGGCGCTGGAAGCGCTGCCCCACGCCCGCGCCCCGCTCACCGCCACACACGCGGCCGAGATTGGGCGCAGCATCGACGCGTTTGGCAACTCGGTGCTTTTCAACATGATCTCGCTCATCAAccaggcgccgctgcgcattGTGAGCGGcatgctcgcgctgctgatGGAACGCAACGATATCGTGTTCTGCGCCAAGACGCGCCCGGGTGTCTCGGTGCTTACTGTGCTCCtctcgcgcgccgagacgctgcgccaggcggcctcggccgcggtgccgatcggcgaggcgacgccgagcgccgacgaggtcgagcagTGGAGCAACGTCTTTGGCGTGCTCCttgaccgcctcgcggcgcacgggcagcttgcgcagctcttCCCTTCGACGCGCgtccaggcggcgctgccgttCGGCGTGGATGTATACCTGGCCCATGCCTCGCGCAAGGAGGGCTCGCGCTTCAGCATCGACGCGGAAGACGAGCCGGTCTGGAACCTCATGGCGCTCTTTGCCATCCACTCGGACCTCAACCAGCAGCAGGTGCTGgtgcaggagctgcgcgaaaAGATCCTCGCGAATATCATTGCCGCAAACGAGGCCAAGAGCAAGGGGGCGAagcaggaggaggacgtgcGCATCCGCAACGTCAACCTCTTGCTGCATGCTCTGAACCTCGACGCTGCTCAGATTACGTTATAAAAGTAGACTACAGATGCAGCGCATACTCCTCGTCCCACTGCATGTCCTGACGCAGGACCCCGGCGAGAATCAGCTCGGGCGTCCAGAGCGGCAAAACGTGGCCGTGCTTGGCACActgctcacgcagcgcgccgagctgcttcgcctcctcgcgcgagcCAATGACGTGGTGGTGggcggcatcggcgaccAGCACCTTGGCCGAGGCACTCGACAGCGAGGCAGCCTGACCACCAGCCGCTGCAATGACATGGCGCAGCACGTCTTTGCTGGGCTGCACACCTTTGCCGAGGTAGAACGTGTGGCcctccagcagcgcgccgggcgccgcacggctcGTCGCAAGCGCATTCGACAGCGTCATGTTCCACTTGGCCTCTTTTTCACGGTCGACCAGCGCATAGCGCGAGGCATCGACCAGCGCTTTGCGCTTCACCACCTCTTTCAGCCAGTCCACCGACACGATCTCGACCGTGCCGAGGGCAATGGCACACAGCATCTTCTCCGTGCGCGTAAGCCCTTTGGCGACAAGGTGCGTCGCCTGCGACACATCGTCGACACGCGTCActtgcagcgcatcgaggacCTGCAGCGTGTTCGGCTTGAGCTCGACCGAGGTCGTCGCAAGGCACACGCCATCAACCTtgccgcgcttgcgcgcagacgtcggcgtcgcacgacgctcgcccGTGTCCGACTTGCGCTTGGAGCGGGCGGGCGTGTGCACGCccagctcggcctcggcaagctgctcgtccGAGGGGAGCGAAGGACGCGAAGTTGGGCGCGCCGAGGGGCGTGCAGAAGAGGCGTCTGGCTGAGGAGCCACAGGAGACGGCTCGGAAGCGGCGGCCGActggtcggcgtcggggTGAAGGGCCTTGGCGTCCTGCACAGCAGGGCTAGTAGGGTCGGCAGAAGCGTCAGGATGGACAGATTCTTTGGTAAGGTCCTCGGCAGTGTCGTGGGCGTGCTCGGACTCGTGCTCCTGTCCAGGTTCGACGTGCTCAGGTTCGACGTGCTCCTGTTCGACGTGCTCAGGCTCGAtatcgtcgcgctcgtggacctcggcctgctcaGCGTCACGAACATGCTCGGGCTCGACGTGTTCGGGCTCGACCTCGTTGGGCTCGGGCACGTCAGGGTACTCCTCGCCCTTTTCGCcctcctcgccctcctcgccTTCCTCAATAGGCTCATCACGCTCCGTCTCCGCCTCCTTCCCTTTCCCTTTTCCTTGCCCATCCACCACAATCTCTTGCACGCTTTCAtcgacggcgctcgtcacACGGCCATTCGCAGGGGTATCCGCCGTCGGGGTATCGTTCGTCTCCGGCTCCTCCTCCGGCTccggcgtcgcctgcgaCCGCTCCGGCTCTGGTGCGGCTTCGGCCGTCACCAGCCACGGCTTGAGGCTCGCGTCCGGCACACTTGCCTGGCCGACGACTGccttgagctgcgcggcgcccggaAACGTAATAAACTGGCTCTGTGCCAGGTTTTGGTTCGTCCACGTCGCAAAGCACTGCTCGAGCCAGATGTGGTTCACGATCGGAATGTTCcactcgcgcgccttgaGCACCTTTTCGCCCGAGAGGTCCAGCGCGATGCACACATGGTGCGACGGCGTCATGTGCGGCGTAAAGGTGCCGCCCATCTTGGCAATCAGGTCCTTGAGGTAGgtacgctgcgcacccGAGTAGTTGGTAATCGTCACCGTCAGGCGGTCAAAGCCCGGTACCGGGCTCTCGGGGTACGGAAAGTGCAGCAGAcggtcgcgcggcgagctcatGCGCCCTTTCGAGAGGATCTGCACGAGCCACGggagcgtgccgaccgtcgtgtcctcgcgcatcgccgcgccaAATTCGCGGCTCTCGCGGAAGCGCGCCACGACCAGgtccgcatcgcgcacAGCCTGCTGCACTGCCGCGTCGTTtgcgtcctcggcgagcgtctcgaggcaCGTTCCGCCGGCGCCCACCACGCGATCACGCAGCGAGTGCAGCTCGGGATGCGACtcgagtgcgccgccgtggaTGTCGCGTGCAAAGAGCACCCTTTTTCccgcgagcaccgcgccgcctgcatcGTCTGGCGAGTGCGACGGCGAAGAAGGGACGTCCTGCGGACGGTCCCACGACGCACACATGCacgtcggcagcgcgtcgggctTGTTCAGGTCAAACACaaagtcgcgcagcggcaggcggcggttCAGGCGAAAACTATCATTGACCCAATGTGGTGCGACGACCGCGATGCGAATGTCGGGCCGCTcttcgagcgcacgcaccttggacgtgtcgcgcgacgcggtgacGAGGTGCGTCACCTCTTCGCACAGTGTCTGCTTCACCGCGCCACcgagcgactcgaccgCCGCAGCGATCATCTCTTGGTCGTGCGGCGACATTCCCGCGCAGCTCACAACCACCCCCGAAAAGAGGCGCTGGGGATCCGGCGAGTAGAGGCCCTCGGGCtgcagctggcgcagcgcgatcgagcgcgtgACCCACAGCGGCTGGGTGAGTGTGGATACGTACGGTGACTGCGCACGGGTGCGACGCATCCCTTGCGCACTGGGCatccgcgagcggcgtgcaccAGCGCCCCTGCGCGCAGTGCAGCGACTCGGTGACGAGGTGTGTCACGTTCTTCTCAaacgacgtgcgcgactGCGCGTCGGTGGCGACCTGTGCGCCATGGCTCTCGAGCGCTGCACGAAGCTGTATTAGTTTCATCACGCACTTCGTCTTTATCGCGAGTTCCGAGTGTGTCCGCGAGCACGTAACGCACCCCCCCGaacagcgcacgctccgccatttcgacgcgtcgagcaagTGTTGCGCGCACCACGTGGCTCGTGTGCTTGGCGTGATCGGCACGTGGCGTTAACGCCCTTGCCTCTCCACGCGCGGCGTTTCTTGCAGGAATTGCGTGCTTGCGAAGTTTAAATTGGTCTTAGGAGCTACGCATGAGGTGATCCGAGGAAGGGGAGCCGCGCCCCCCTCTTCTTCCTTCACTTTGCTGCCGAGCTTATAATCTAGGGCGTCCGTGTCCATTATCAACTCTATTATCGCCATGCAGCCAGCTCCTGCGGGGCGAGAGTCCACCCCGGGCCGTTTCTGGCACAATGCCAAGCGGTTCGGCAAGACGCTCGTGCGCTACGACGACACGGAGGCCAACCGCCTGGGTATCCCCATGGTCGGCGTGAAAGACTTTGCGCACGACCACTATGAGAACCCGTTCTACGCGACGCTAAACTACCTCGACTCGCTTTTCCCGTTCCGCCGCTGGATCCTCTCGTACAACTCGACGTGGTTCGTCGGCGATCTGATTTCGGGTATCACGGTCGGCCTTGTGGTCGTGCCGCAGTCCATGTCGTACGCCAACGTCGCTGGCCTCAAGCCCGAGTTTGGTCTCTACTCGTCGTTCGTCGGTGTCGTGATCTATGCGCTGTTTGCCACCTCCAAGGACGTGACGATCGGACCGGTGGCGGTCATGTCGCTGCAGACGCACAATGTCATCCAAAAGGTCTTGCAAACGCACCCGGAAGTCACGCCGGAAATTATCGCATCCGCGCTTGCATTCCTCTGTGGTATTAtcacgctcggcgtcggtctCCTGCGCCTGGGCTGGATCGTCGAGTTCATtcccgcgccggccgtgaGCGGTTTCATGACGGGATCCGCGTTGACCATTCTCGTCGGCCAGCTGCCCAAGCTCCTCGGTGAAAAAGGCGTGAACGGCAACGATGCCATGTACAAGATCGCGATCAACTTTTTCAAAAAGCTGCCTACCGCCAAGATGGATGCCGCGTTTGGTGTTACGGCTTTGGTTTTCCTCTATCTCGTACGCTGGTCGTGCAACTGGGTCGCGAAACGCTACCCAAggtacgcgcgcgccgcattCTTCATCTCGGTAATGCGCAGTGCGTTTGTCATCATCATCCTCACCGCCGCGAGTCGCGCATGGGTCGGCACGCACTACCACGACAAGAAAAAGTACCCTATCAGCCTGATTCTCGATGTGCCCCGTGGCTTTAAGCACATGGGCCAGCCGGTACTCCCGACCGATGTGCTCTCGGCCATCGGCCCGAACCTGCCCGCGTCGGTGATtgtgctgctgctcgagcacatTGCCATCTCCAAGTCGTTCGGCCGTCTGAACAACTACAAGATCAACCCGAACCAGGAACTGGTCGCGATCGGTGTCACGAACCTGGTCGGCCCGTGCTTTGGCGGTTACGCGGCAACCGGCTCCTTCTCGCGCTCTGCGATCAAGTCCAAGTCGGgtgtgcgcacgccgcttgCGGGCTGGATCACGGCGATTGTCGTGCTAATTGCCATCTACGCTCTGTCGGGCGTTTTCTTCTGGATTCCGaacgcggcgctctcggCAGTGATTATCCACGCGGTGGGTGACCTGATTGCGCCCCCGGCGCTCCTGTACAAGTTCTGGCTGATGAACCCGCTCGAGCTCTTGATTTGGGTTGCGGCCGTGGTCGTGACCATCTTTACCAGTGTCGACTACGGTGTGTACACCTCGatcgcggcctcggcagcgcTCCTGTTGGTTCGCATTGCACGCCCTCGTGGACACTGGCTGGGTGTGGTGCGTGTGCAGCACGACCCGTCGGTcgcgggcggcgctcaGGTCCGCAACGTCTATGTGCCTATGGACACGCAGgacggcctgcgcgacccgtcggtgcacgtcgcgccgccgccacccGGTATCTTTGTGTACCGTGTCGAGGAGTCATTCACCTACCCGAACGCCTCGCGCATGTCGGACATTATCATCGACAAGGTCAAGGCCGAGACACGCCCGGGCAAGCTCCAGGTGATGCGCAAGGGCGATCGGCCGTGGAACGACCCCGGACCGCCCAACCCACTGCTGATCAAGTTCTGGCGCAAGGCCACGCTCTACCACCGCCGCCACGCGGATGCCAAgacggtcgacgaggacatGGCCGACAAGGACttggagcgccgcaacgaTCCGCGGCCGCTTCTGCGTGCGATCGTGCTCGACTTTGGGTCGGTGAGCAACATCGACTCGACCTCGGTCCAGGTGCTGGTCGATCTGCGcaacgcgctcgagctgtaccgcggcgcgccggtcgagtTCCACTTTGCGCATATCCTCTCGCCGTGGATCCGCCGTGGCCTGCTCGCCGGTGACTTTGGTACCGGCACGGTCCGCCGCCATGTGACCGAGATCGCGGCCGTGGtgccggcgcacgacgaccgcgaggtCGGTGTGCGCAactcgccggtgccgggTACCAAGATCGTCGAAGACGCCCACGCCCAGCCCCAGCACGAAGACATtgtgcgcgatgcgcccaCCAGCTCCACGGACCTCGAGGCACAGGCGCCGGCACAGCCGGACAAGGGCTCGTTTGACGACGAGATCAAGAACCTCGATGCGATCTACGGCAACAACAAGGCCGAACAGGAAtcgctcgacctcggggCTGGAAGTATCACCGTTCCGATTCTGTGGAACAATGAACTCACGCCGTACTTCcacctcgacctcgccggtgcagtctcgtcggcgctcgaAAGCGCGCCGGCAGAAAGCCAGGCGCCAGAGGTGGCGACGCCGAGTGACCACCACACCCCTTAACATGTGATGCACTGTATTATAGACGACGCACGTAATTGGATTTATTTTAGATATGTTGGGACACAAGGATCGGACACAGACACACGAGAGACGCGCCAAGCGACACGGCTCGCTTGACGCTCCCCACAGCCGGTCCCTGCATCCGGCCCCACTACGGAGTCCACCTCCACTGACTAAATAAGCATCGTCGGCCATGGCACGGCCCCCGGGCAGTGCGCTTCCGGGGATGGACGAATTGGTGAATGAAATCGATGATATCATGCAAGAATCGCCGGAGCGAAAAATGAGGGCAGCGTCGGTACAGACGACGCGCCATTTTTTGCCTTCGCCGCCGATGGACCGCCGCCACAGCTACGCTTCGctcgcgtcgacgagcggcacacggcgccggccgctgccgccgacgccgcggggGCCTCGCGTACCGACGcggctgccgagcgcgccgtcgcctgCACCGAGTATTCCGGCGCCGAACGCGCCCCCGTCGTACGCTTCGGTGCACACGCCCAGCGCAGACGCCAAGCCGCGGCGGCACTCGGGGAAACCGCTGGCGTGGCCGCCGGAAAAGCACGAAagcctcgagcacgatATGCTGCCAGTCTAtacgcctcggccgcagTCGGTGTCGGTAGAGAAAAaggcgccggtcgagctGCCGCCCGAGGAAGTGCACGACATtaccgccgagctgcttcgTGGAACGACCGTCGACATGGCGTGCCTTTCGCAGATTGCGCAGCTTCTCTTGTGCATCCTGGAACGCAAACCTCTCATCAAGGGAAGTATCATTTACCCTCTGAGCTTTACCGGGCGCATGGCCATCCAGGCGATCACCGACATCCTGGGCCAGTACGCACATACTTCGGCGCAATTTGGCGCAGAGATTCCCGAGGCAAATGCGCACTATATGGCGATGAGCATTGCGCGCTCGCTCAAGACGCAGCTATTCATCCACGAGGCAGACTGGGAAGACCACCCGCTGAGCGCGGGCGTCGACGAAGTGTACATGTTCTTTTCGGATTGCGCAAACAATGACaaggtcgacggcgcggctgcAAACGCGCGCGAGATCCACGGCACACTGTTTgagcgccgctcgctcgaTGCCGTCGGCCTCAGCGCGCAGgcagccgcggcgtgcgtcagCACACAGACGCACGACCTGCCGACCGGCGTCTTTGCGCCCATGACACGCTGCTA from Malassezia japonica chromosome 1, complete sequence includes the following:
- a CDS encoding uncharacterized protein (TransMembrane:9 (i80-100o112-129i163-184o190-209i245-266o272-299i410-433o439-460i467-487o); COG:P; EggNog:ENOG503NVZY), translated to MQPAPAGRESTPGRFWHNAKRFGKTLVRYDDTEANRLGIPMVGVKDFAHDHYENPFYATLNYLDSLFPFRRWILSYNSTWFVGDLISGITVGLVVVPQSMSYANVAGLKPEFGLYSSFVGVVIYALFATSKDVTIGPVAVMSLQTHNVIQKVLQTHPEVTPEIIASALAFLCGIITLGVGLLRLGWIVEFIPAPAVSGFMTGSALTILVGQLPKLLGEKGVNGNDAMYKIAINFFKKLPTAKMDAAFGVTALVFLYLVRWSCNWVAKRYPRYARAAFFISVMRSAFVIIILTAASRAWVGTHYHDKKKYPISLILDVPRGFKHMGQPVLPTDVLSAIGPNLPASVIVLLLEHIAISKSFGRLNNYKINPNQELVAIGVTNLVGPCFGGYAATGSFSRSAIKSKSGVRTPLAGWITAIVVLIAIYALSGVFFWIPNAALSAVIIHAVGDLIAPPALLYKFWLMNPLELLIWVAAVVVTIFTSVDYGVYTSIAASAALLLVRIARPRGHWLGVVRVQHDPSVAGGAQVRNVYVPMDTQDGLRDPSVHVAPPPPGIFVYRVEESFTYPNASRMSDIIIDKVKAETRPGKLQVMRKGDRPWNDPGPPNPLLIKFWRKATLYHRRHADAKTVDEDMADKDLERRNDPRPLLRAIVLDFGSVSNIDSTSVQVLVDLRNALELYRGAPVEFHFAHILSPWIRRGLLAGDFGTGTVRRHVTEIAAVVPAHDDREVGVRNSPVPGTKIVEDAHAQPQHEDIVRDAPTSSTDLEAQAPAQPDKGSFDDEIKNLDAIYGNNKAEQESLDLGAGSITVPILWNNELTPYFHLDLAGAVSSALESAPAESQAPEVATPSDHHTP